A single genomic interval of Penicillium psychrofluorescens genome assembly, chromosome: 2 harbors:
- a CDS encoding uncharacterized protein (ID:PFLUO_003933-T1.cds;~source:funannotate), producing MSTTTSTYLQLQEKPTTFHRGFFTTEEQRNFSDSKPEEKTPGRQLVETKQRVLLLKGVREQYTLVNDHDIPSVSNPGEILLKVLAIGLNPIDWKAPAFNFGIPSLPWINGRDLAGQVLQVPSDNSRLRVGDIVLVPSTDYRDIRKAAFQEYAITTHFNAARIPSTTSIHASASVGVAFVAAALALGVSFGVDFSTISQSPGPDLVKVVNQLKRNDIPEDIRDECFSSTRETERPQRGEWLAIWGAKLAGLRVICIADAARYGSKLLAAGADVLVDRQDPDRAVDVIRGVTEGKLRYAVDTVGRDTATLLQKTLDLTGRAHLLGLTGLPKERDERICYHTVPIKLFHESPTVGESLVCWLENLLQSTTLKLPDIVQADGGLEGINAALETLRDGSVSGKRIVMDLGSSRS from the exons ATGTCGACAACAACTTCTACGTACCTTCAGCTCCAGGAGAAGCCTACCACTTTTCATCGCGGGTTTTTTACGACAGAGGAACAGCGAAATTTTTCCGACTCAaaaccagaagagaagacTCCTGGGAGACAACTAGTCGAGACAAAGCAGAGGGTGTTGCTTCTAAAAGGAGTCCGCGAACAGTATACTTTGGTCAACGACCATGATATTCCCTCCGTCTCGAACCCAGGCGAGATACTTCTCAAG GTACTTGCAATCGGTCTGAACCCGATCGACTGGAAGGCTCC AGCATTCAACTTTGGCATTCCCAGTCTGCCCTGGATCAACGGACGTGATCTGGCCGGGCAAGTGTTGCAAGTCCCCAGCGACAACTCACGTCTCCGGGTCGGCGACATTGTCCTCGTCCCATCAACAGATTACAGGGACATTCGCAAAGCTGCATTCCAAGAATATGCCATCACAACTCACTTCAATGCGGCACGGATTCCATCCACAACATCGATTCACGCCTCGGCCTCTGTGGGAGTTGCATTTGTCGCTGCTGCATTGGCCTTGGGTGTCTCGTTTGGAGTGGACTTTTCAACTATTTCACAGTCTCCAGGTCCTGACCTGGTCAAGGTCGTGAACCAACTCAAGCGAAATGATATCCCAGAAGACATTCGAGATGAATGTTTCTCTTCTACTCGGGAAACTGAACGGCCACAACGCGGCGAGTGGCTCGCGATCTGGGGTG CCAAACTGGCTGGACTACGCGTTATCTGCATCGCCGATGCTGCGCGGTACGGCTCTAAGctcctcgccgccggtgcaGATGTCCTAGTTGATCGACAAGACCCTGATCGTGCCGTAGATGTCATTCGCGGCGTGACTGAAGGGAAACTGCGGTATGCAGTCGACACCGTGGGAAGAGACACCGCGACTCTACTTCAAAAGACCCTCGACCTCACAGGCCGTGCACACCTTCTGGGGCTGACCGGTCTGCCcaaggagagagacgagagaATCTGTTATCACACTGTTCCAATCAAACTCTTCCATGAGTCACCTACAGTGGGCGAGAGCCTGGTGTGTTGGCTGGAGAATCTATTACAATCAACCACACTCAAGTTGCCGGACATTGTTCAGGCCGACGGAGGACTGGAGGGCATCAATGCCGCTTTGGAGACGCTCCGGGATGGCTCGGTGTCTGGCAAGAGGATTGTAATGGATTTAGGTTCTTCT
- a CDS encoding uncharacterized protein (ID:PFLUO_003932-T1.cds;~source:funannotate), producing the protein MASSEKNIAPSDEEVNGGSSLDGAGAGRREVKWYRSTFYNALILGLCNFLAPGIWGAMNSLGGGGEEKPYLVNAANALTFGLMVVSCFLSSIVVRLIGIKWTLIVGTMGYAPYAAGLYTNNRFGDTWLVILGAALCGISAGIFWMAEAAIALAYPEPYNQGRFLGFWLSFRVGGQIMGGIISLGINAKRGTEGSVSYTVYLIFIALQALGPFAGLLLNKPSRVQRKDGVPVQLQVTNSPWFEIKQMSKLWISRKFLLIIPFICQAVYTEAVMFSYEGLWFTVRARALGSFLSGVIALIAGNLLGAFLDSKRIPLKTRTRSAFVFVVAWQGMCWTWASIVTTEFQKTSPVYDWTDDGFGKAFALFLFWVAGFQLNYMFLFFLAGNLADDHEEVVRIAGLLRGTESAAQTVSYGLSSVSIMASVGDVYLNFGLWAVAILPAWLIVREIGTSLGDKKLDREARGLREATDGK; encoded by the exons ATGGCGAGCTCGGAAAAAAACATTGCTCCAAGTGATGAGGAGGTGAACGGCGGTTCTTCTTTGGATGGTGCGGGCGCCGGACGGCGAGAAG TAAAATGGTACCGGTCAACCTTCTACAATGCTCTTATCCTCGGACTATGCAACTTCCTGGCCCCCGGCATCTGGGGCGCCATGAACTCActcggcggaggaggagaagagaaaccCTACCTGGTCAACGCGGCAAACGCATTAACCTTCGGTCTGATGGTAGTATCTTGTTTCCTATCAAGTATCGTCGTCCGTCTCATTGGAATCAAATGGACATTGATTGTGGGCACAATGGGGTACGCGCCGTACGCGGCCGGGCTCTACACCAACAATCGATTCGGGGATACATGGCTAGTTATATTGGGCGCAGCGCTGTGCGGCATATCTGCGGGAATCTTCTGGATGGCCGAGGCAGCCATCGCGCTCGCTTACCCGGAGCCATACAACCAGGGACGTTTCTTGGGATTTTGGCTCAGTTTCCGCGTGGGGGGACAAATCATGGGTGGCATTATCAGTCTGGGAATCAATGCCAAGCGCGGCACAGAAGGCAGCGTATCATACACCGTCTacctcatcttcattgcGCTGCAGGCCCTGGGCCCTTTTGCCGGGCTGCTCCTGAACAAACCATCCAGGGTTCAGCGGAAAGATGGGGTCCCTGTTCAGCTTCAGGTCACTAATAGCCCTTGGTTCGAGATTAAGCAGATGTCGAAGCTTTGGATCAGCCGGAAATTCTTGCTCATAATCCCGTTTATCTGTCAGGCGGTCTATACCGAGGCTGTGATGTTCAGCTACGAGGGATTGTGGTTCACGGTGCGGGCGAGAGCACTTGGCTCTTTTCTATCGGGCGTAATTGCTTTGATAGCGGGTAACCTCCTCGGTGCATTCCTCGACAGCAAGAGGATTCCATTGAAAACAAGGACTCGGTCTGCGTTTGTCTTTGTCGTCGCCTGGCAAGGAATGTGCTGGACCTGGGCATCGATCGTGACGACAGAATTCCAGAAGACAAGTCCGGTCTATGACTGGACCGACGACGGGTTTGGAAAGGCCTTCGCCCTGTTCTTGTTCTGGGTTGCTGGTTTTCAGCTCAACTATATGTTTCT GTTCTTCCTCGCGGGCAATCTGGCGGACGACCACGAAGAAGTTGTTCGGATTGCTGGTTTGTTGCGAGGGACCGAGTCTGCCGCTCAGACTGTTAGC TATGGCTTGAGCAGCGTCAGCATCATGGCTTCTGTGGGAGATGTCTATCTCAACTTCGGTCTGTGGGCTGTCGCCATTCTGCCCGCATGGCTCATCGTCAGAGAGATAGGGACAAGTCTCGGCGACAAGAAACTGGATAGAGAGGCGCGCGGGCTGCGGGAGGCTACTGACGGcaagtga
- a CDS encoding uncharacterized protein (ID:PFLUO_003930-T1.cds;~source:funannotate), whose protein sequence is MSGGFADFDAGHRDLVTVTKFNFYGNRIVTASSDHRIKVWDLKDGQWQLIDTWRAHDAEIRDAAWNGPFTGQHIGSVGEDMKFKIWQEDVTQPPNSGRRFRAIFRMTAPQRHPFVSLDFRNIDLESWLALITRDGYLMVMEPVSPDSLADWQPIDQFRVCAAPERGEETSFRVQFHHDPTDITHTLLPESERKSLSLVVAAMDTVKVYRTDANRQFYHAIELNGHTGLVRDISWANGSVRGYDLIASGGKDGFVRIFEVYTTANTHGSQNASGRKSEVRTQSPSIRSTTQSGIGTALANRAPKTTSSRRASGDPQFRHSCKQIACVDSKHLDVWQVEFSFAGDSLISSGDDGIVRFWKKSLSGEWLEYAETDMASQ, encoded by the exons ATGTCCGGCGGATTTGCCGACTTTGACGCTGGCCATCGGGATCTGGTGACGGTGACCAAGTTCAATTTCTACGGAAACCGTATCGTCACCGCGTCATCAGATCATCGCATAAAAGTATGGGATCTGAAGGACGGTCAATGGCAGCTGATAGACACCTGGCGAGCCCATGACGCGGAGATTCGCGAt GCAGCATGGAACGGTCCCTTCACAGGCCAGCATATCGGCAGTGTGGGGGAAGACATGAAGTTCAAAATCTGGCAGGAAGATGTCACACAACCGCCCAATTCAGGCCGGCGATTCAGGGCGATCTTTCGGATGACCGCACCGCAAAGACACCCGTTTGTTTCTCTGGATTTCCGCAACATCGATCTAGAGTCATGGCTGGCTCTGATTACGCGAGACGGCTACTTAATGGTCATGGAACCCGTCAGCCCGGACAGTCTTGCGGACTGGCAACCTATCGACCAGTTCCGCGTGTGTGCCGCCCCTGAGCGCGGCGAGGAAACCAGCTTCCGGGTCCAATTTCATCACGATCCCACGGATATCACGCACACACTCCTGCCGGAATCGGAACGGAAGAGTCTTTCACTTGTCGTGGCGGCGATGGACACGGTCAAGGTCTATCGCACTGACGCAAACCGCCAGTTCTATCATGCCATTGAGTTGAATGGCCATACGGGCCTTGTTAGAGACATTTCGTGGGCAAATGGCTCCGTGCGTGGGTACGATCTCATTGCGAGCGGAGGTAAGGACGGCTTTGTTCGCATCTTCGAAGTGTATACCACGGCCAACACCCATGGCTCGCAAAACGCAAGCGGGCGAAAGTCCGAAGTCAGGACGCAGTCGCCATCGATTCGATCAACGACACAGTCCGGGATTGGAACCGCGCTGGCAAACCGTGCGCCGAAAACCACGTCTAGCCGTCGGGCGAGTGGAGATCCGCAGTTCCGCCACTCGTGCAAGCAGATCGCCTGTGTGGACAGCAAACACCTCGATGTATGGCAGGTGGAGTTTTCTTTTGCTG GCGACTCTCTCATCTCGTCgggggatgatggaattGTTCGGTTCTGGAAAAAGTCCTTGTCAGGGGAGTGGCTTGAGTATGCTGAGACCGACATGGCATCTCAATGA
- a CDS encoding uncharacterized protein (ID:PFLUO_003931-T1.cds;~source:funannotate) produces MNSSGSLSRTEAWRLLLLVGASGGILVNTVQGDGAPLVASIALTGIAFALGFSMVRWLGPVFLKAGLKGKDMAKPRRPEIPETMGAVCAVVYLLSLIVFIPFAFYKDIVAATSGGGNRDVVVEVHHVETGRYLHRFPHGKLASYLSGLLSLQSVVILGIGDDLLDIRWRHKVLIPAFASIPMLIVYFVDFGVTQVVVPVPLQRYVGDFVDLGWLYYMYMAAVAIFCPNAINMLAGINGIEVAQSLVIAVLLLFNDAMYLAPVTPYPHPATDSHLFSIYFLLPFIGVSAALLCHNWYPSKVFVGDTYCYLAGMVFAVVGILGHFSKTLLLLFIPQIFNFLYSTPQLFKIIPCPRHRLPKFNAVTGLLDTSVTEWPIPPSPLVAAALHLLHKLRLARITTNEDGEIVESTNLTILNLWLVWMGPMKENRLAWHMVVVQTACGILGLLVRHRLALLVFHHDNRTFGLV; encoded by the exons ATGAACTCTTCTGGCTCACTTTCACGCACAGAAGCTTGGCGTCTACTGCTTCTCGTGGGGGCCAGTGGCGGCATCCTGGTAAACACGGTCCAGGGCGATGGCGCGCCCCTCGTGGCCTCGATTGCGTTGACCGGAATCGCCTTCGCCCTGGGGTTTAGCATGGTACGATGGCTTGGACCGGTGTTTCTGAAGGCTGGCCTGAAGGGGAAAGACATGGCCAAGCCCCGACGGCCTGAGAT ACCAGAGACAATGGGAGCCGTCTGTGCAGTCGTATATCTGCTGTCGCTGATTGTTTTCATCCCATTTGCCTTTTACAAAGACATCGTCGCGGCAACATCCGGTGGAGGAAATCGCGATGTCGTCGTGGAAGTCCATCATGTTGAAACGGGCCGGTACCTTCACCGATTCCCGCATGGCAAG CTTGCTTCATACCTGTcgggtcttctttccctgcAATCTGTCGTCATCTTGGGGATTGGAGACGACCTGCTCGACATCCGCTGGAGACACAAAGTCCTGATCCCTGCATTCGCCTCTATTCCAATGCTGATCGTCTATTTCGTCGACTTCGGCGTCACGCAGGTGGTCGTTCCGGTACCGCTCCAACGCTACGTGGGGGACTTTGTTGATCTCGGATGGTTGTACTACATGTACATGGCCGCAGTGGCAATCTTCTGTCCCAATGCCATCAACATGCTGGCGGGTATCAACGGTATTGAAGTGGCTCAATCGCTCGTGATTGCGGTTTTGCTTCTTTTCAATGATGCCATGTACCTCGCGCCCGTCACGCCATACCCGCACCCGGCTACCGACTCACATCTGTTCTCGATCTATTTCCTGTTGCCATTCATTGGTGTGTCGGCTGCACTCCTGTGCCACAATTGGTATCCTTCCAAGGTGTTTGTAGGTGATACCTATTGCTACCTTGCTGGCATGGTGTTCGCCGTCGTGGGCATTCTTGGGCACTTCAGCAAAACCCTGCTGCTATTGTTCATCCCGCAAATTTTCAACTTCCTCTACTCGACACCGCAGCTATTCAAGATTATTCCGTGCCCTAGGCACCGACTGCCAAAATTTAATGCTGTGACCGGTCTGTTGGACACGTCTGTCACGGAGTGGCCCATCCCACCATCTCCACTGGTTGCCGCGGCACTACATCTTTTGCACAAACTCCGACTAGCGCGCATTACCACCAATGAAGATGGTGAGATTGTCGAGTCAACTAACCTCACAATTTTGAATCTCTGGCTTGTCTGGATGGGACCAATGAAAGAGAACCGACTAGCATGGCACATGGTGGTAGTCCAGACCGCGTGCGGCATTCTTGGCTTGCTCGTGCGACATCGCCTAGCGTTACTCGTGTTCCACCATGATAATAGGACGTTTGGGCTTGTTTAG
- a CDS encoding uncharacterized protein (ID:PFLUO_003929-T1.cds;~source:funannotate), giving the protein MAVGPTLGTGLFIGAGQALAVGGPASLLISYAFLSFLTYSMATTVAEVATHMPSEHGTMVTHGYLYMSSSMGFATAMLRWYSMAMLVPFQTTTAMVNLGVWQTGHNVVMRLGLITSIVVGTNFLPERFIKMSEVLFTRIKAGTIVAFLALSLSIGLGGASGHEQWGFKYWRDPGAMREYLAHGSLGRFLGLLQCLHHAAVAFTFTPELIVHRAENSELTEATKRTENGQAPQSSSIPSRTGADVLQTAFPYFLSAVAMGAMAPFNEPQLSNNGAGAGFSPFVIGLKTAQVNVLPMMATIAIFLSCVASGRSFLYQSSRILCAMSELGHAPQMLQSRNRWGVPWIAVTTSASFTGVAFLSAMSSSSVVFNWLLRFVTTSGYISWLSSCIVYRRFRQRMKRNEITPRHRFAIQPMATSLEFLPAPACLFSAG; this is encoded by the coding sequence ATGGCTGTTGGCCCAACACTCGGCACCGGCCTGTTCATCGGCGCGGGCCAGGCTCTGGCCGTGGGCGGGCCTGCCTCCCTCCTCATTTCTTACGCCTTCTTATCGTTCCTAACTTACTCCATGGCCACGACGGTGGCCGAGGTCGCCACGCACATGCCTTCGGAACACGGGACCATGGTGACCCACGGCTACCTGTACATGTCCAGCAGCATGGGATTCGCCACGGCGATGCTCCGGTGGTACTCCATGGCGATGCTGGTCCCCTTTCAGACTACGACAGCAATGGTCAACCTCGGCGTATGGCAGACAGGTCACAATGTTGTCATGCGCTTAGGACTGATCACATCCATTGTGGTCGGGACCAACTTTCTCCCTGAACGATTCATCAAAATGTCCGAGGTGCTGTTCACTCGCATCAAGGCCGGCACAATAGTTGCAttcctcgctctctcccTGTCGATCGGACTCGGCGGTGCTTCTGGCCACGAACAGTGGGGGTTCAAGTACTGGAGAGACCCTGGCGCGATGCGTGAATACTTGGCACACGGATCTCTGGGACGATTCTTGGGCTTGTTACAATGTCTGcaccacgccgccgtcgcgtTCACTTTCACGCCCGAGTTGATCGTGCACCGCGCTGAGAACTCCGAGTTGACTGAGGCTACGAAGCGAACCGAGAACGGCCAAGCTCcccagagcagcagcatccCTTCCCGAACGGGGGCCGATGTATTGCAAACTGCATTCCCATACTTCTTGAGCGCCGTTGCCATGGGCGCGATGGCTCCGTTCAACGAACCTCAATTGAGCAATAATGGGGCTGGCGCCGGGTTTTCCCCcttcgtcatcggcctcAAGACGGCACAGGTCAATGTTCTCCCCATGATGGCAACCATCGCTATTTTTCTCTCGTGCGTGGCCTCGGGTCGGTCGTTCCTTTACCAATCCTCGCGCATTTTGTGTGCCATGTCCGAACTGGGACATGCACCCCAGATGCTCCAATCTCGCAATCGTTGGGGTGTTCCCTGGATCGCCGTCACCACGTCTGCCTCGTTCACCGGCGTAGCGTTTCTGTCTGCGATGAGCTCGAGTTCGGTGGTGTTCAACTGGCTGCTCCGCTTCGTCACAACCTCTGGGTACATTTCCTGGCTGAGTTCCTGCATCGTCTACCGCCGCTTTCGCCAGCGAATGAAGCGCAATGAGATTACTCCCCGACACCGATTCGCCATTCAACCAATGGCTACATCATTGGAATTCTTGCCAGCGCCGGCCTGCTTGTTTTCGGCGGGCTGA